CGGTAGATATTCTGTGTCGTTTCGCTTAATGGAAGCGGAGTTACAAGATGAAAATAGTAAATAAACTCGAGAATAACCAAACAAAGGATGGGCATGGCCGCGCAAATGATCCGGGGTGCTTTTTCCTGGGGCTTCCAGATCAGGAGCGCCACGCTCATGAGAAACACCGCCAGCAGCTGGACTTCCGTTACCCTCCCCAATATACTGCCGTAATAAAGGATCAGTGCGATGTAAATGGCATGAATGGCCACCCTGGCCTCCATGTGCCGGCGCTTCCCGTTCAGCCACACCACCCCGAAAAATGCTGGGGCAAACACCAGCAAAGCCGGCAAAAGAATGAGCAGCGAATGTAATAACAGGTAAAATGCGATGCCATATACAATCACCAGCATCCCGGTAATCGCACTGACGATATTCACCACTTTTATCCTGCGGCCTTCTTCTTTACCTGACGACTGCACCACACCTTTCCGATAAATACCCTGTATCCCATATCGGAGGCGGTATAAAACTTGCATCATCACGAACAATTTTTGAAACAAACAAAGAGACAAACAAAAATAAGGAACATGCCTGCCGGCCCTGGTTTTTCATAGTCGCCGGTCAGTCTTGTAACAGTCGTTCAATTCAGAAATAATGGATCTTTATCACGGGGCACTCATCGCCGAAGCGACGAATAAATATAAGGAATCCTTTCCGTATAAAAATATACGTTGTAACGGGCGTTTCGGATTGATTTTGGTATGTTTTTATTCTTTCCGGGTCCCTTTCTTCCCGGGTTGCACTTCATGAGGCAAAGGAGTCTGTGAAGGGCGCCGTTTTTCCTGCATCACCGACTCGCTTACTTCTCCCTTATCATACGTTTCCCGCAGCATATTCCCCTCTTCATCATAGAGCCGCCACTCACCGTGGCGCACACTATGGCCTTTCCGCGTCACCTCCACCAGCTTCTCCTCACCTGTCGTCACGTCGATTGTGACCACGGTATCTTTCTGCCCCTCCAGGTCGATGGCCAGCATCCGCCCCGCTGCGCTCACCTTTCCATTGAGATAATAATATTTGCACAGCCCGTCCAGCGCGCCGTTCTTATACGTTTCTTCTGCCACCAGGTCCCCGTCTTCGGTCATCTTCTTCCAAACCCCTTCCTTCCGGCCGTTCAAATATTTGCCTTCCAGTATGTATGCCGGATCCTCCCGCTTTGCAGGCAACCTTTCCTGCCATACCCCCTGCTTACGCTGCTTCGCGTCCACCTGGTTTTCCGCGCTCTGCGCACCGGCCGTAAAATATAGGCCGCAGCCCAACAGGATCATCATTCCCGTACGTTTCATACTGCATGTTTTAACAACACCACAAATTAGCATTTTTTATCAATTATATAGACCCTTCCCAGTAAAAAGGCCGCCCCGTGATCCGGAACGGCCTTTACAGGAAACGCAGGTTGCGCGTTGATCGGAATTATTTGGTCAGCGTAATCGTTGGCACGCGCGTATCCTTCGCCCGCTCGACTTTTATGCCTGTCAATGTCGTGTCTTTATACCCGTTGCCCGCGTTCACGAAGATGTCGTAAGTGCCGGGCTTCAGCCCTCTCACTTTCCATTCGCCGCCACGGCCCGGAAGGGCATACAGCGAATCGAGGTCGTTGTGTACGGTAATGATGGATTGCGCGTCTGTCGGCAGCAATTTACCGGATACGGAACCGGTTTGCTTCACCGTCCACACGTGGATAAAGGGTTTGAGGATAAATTTGCCGTCTCTTACCTTGATGATGGAGCGTTGTACATCGAAATCAAGATACAATTGCAGGTTGTCGGGAGAAATTTCGTCCCACTCGTTATGCCTTACGCGCACAACGATCTTTACCTGACCATTCACGGAACGCAGCGGATAGGTTACGCCGTCTTTCACCAGCGAATTATCCGGCCCCAGCGTAATGCGGATGCTCAGGATGCGGCCCTTGGGCACATAACCATTGGCCAGGCTTGTATCTACGCCGTTGCGCAATTGCAGCATGTCGTACACGCCCGGACGGATACCCAGCGAGTCCCAGGTATAACATTCCTTGTCGTGCCAGCGGTCGCGCCAGTCTTCCCACCAGCCGCAACGGTCGCGGTCGTCCCAGTCATCATCATCGTCATCGTCATCATCGCCGCCCCGGCCGGTAGTGGCGCAGGTGTCTACCAGCACTTCCACTTTGCGGATATCGATGTTTACTTTATCAAACAGCCCGGGATCATCGGTGAGCATGAGGCTTACTTTCTGCTTACCTTCCGGCACTTTTTCCGGCGCGGCGGATTCGTTTTTGCTACAGGCGTAGATAACGACGGACAGAATGCCCATGAGAAGTACGGGCCAACCTGCTTTTCGGAGGAAGTTTTTCATACTAAAGATTTGGTTTTAAAGGTGATGTGGTTTTATATGTTGTACCCGGTTAAAGCATTTTCAATAACAGATAATGGTATGTTCGTCTTTACAATCCAGATGATGGTTCTTCCGTTTACTACGGATAATGGCGCTATTTAAAACGTAAGGACTGCGGGGCTTATTGTATGGCGCAACGCGGTATTTCCGGCTGGCCCCTGCCGGGATATCAACAGCAAAACTCCGGCCAGATTCCATGCTGGAACCGCCGGGGATCATCACAATTTCGTGGGAATTATTTGCGCCCTTTTTTCGGTTTGGCGGGTTCCATCCTGAGCACCACGGCTCCGAGGGGCGGCAGCCGCAGGATAATGTCGAACGGCCTGCCGAACCGGCCGGGTACCGGGTGGAGAAGCCCCATGTTTACCACGCCGCTGCCATGCCATTCGGGGGCGTCGCTGTTGAGGATTTCCCGGAACGGTTCGCCCCATGGAATGCCGATGGGATATTCTTCCCGGGGGATCGGCGTCATATTCAGCGCCACCAGGATCACCTCCCCTTCCGCGCCTTTACGGGCGTACACGAGGATGCTGTTTTCCTGGTCTGCCAGGTGAATCCATTCAAACCCCGCGGGGTCGAACTGCTGGCTGAAGAGCGCCTTTTCGGAAGTATATAATTGGTTGAGGGCTTTGACGAAATCGCGCAGCCGGCTATGCGTGGGATGCTGCAACAGCTGCCATCCCAGTTCCGACTTGAAATTCCATTCCTTCGTATCCCCGAATTCATCTCCCATGAAAAGGAGCTTCGTTCCTGGGTGCGTGAACATGTAACTGTACAACAGCCGCAGGTTGGCGAATTTCTGCCAGTCGTCGCCTGGCATTTTATAGATCATGGGGCTCTTCCCGTGCACTACTTCGTCGTGGCTCAGGGGCAGCATGAAATTCTCGCTGAAAGCGTACATCATGCTGAAAGTGATCTGGTTATGATACCACTTGCGGTACAACGGGTCTTTTTTGAAATAATCGAGCGTGTCGTTCATCCATCCCATCATCCACTTCATCCCAAATCCCAGCCCGCCGAGGAACACCGGCCGGCTCACGCCGTAAAAGCTGGTTGATTCCTCCGCGATGGTCTGCACATCCGGAAAACGTTCATAAATGCGGGCGTTCATTTCCTTCAGGAAAGAGATTGCTTCCAGGTTCTCGG
Above is a genomic segment from Chitinophaga pollutisoli containing:
- a CDS encoding DUF4382 domain-containing protein, producing MKNFLRKAGWPVLLMGILSVVIYACSKNESAAPEKVPEGKQKVSLMLTDDPGLFDKVNIDIRKVEVLVDTCATTGRGGDDDDDDDDDWDDRDRCGWWEDWRDRWHDKECYTWDSLGIRPGVYDMLQLRNGVDTSLANGYVPKGRILSIRITLGPDNSLVKDGVTYPLRSVNGQVKIVVRVRHNEWDEISPDNLQLYLDFDVQRSIIKVRDGKFILKPFIHVWTVKQTGSVSGKLLPTDAQSIITVHNDLDSLYALPGRGGEWKVRGLKPGTYDIFVNAGNGYKDTTLTGIKVERAKDTRVPTITLTK